A single region of the Halorussus sp. MSC15.2 genome encodes:
- a CDS encoding uracil-DNA glycosylase family protein, which yields MKNVTDRTSNPFGMTPPCDHGCDGSGDGSGPRAVFGYGDANADFHVVGDHPGVHGGRETGIPFTGSLAGERLQPVLNEVGLLGDAYSDEPAAADCFFSYRHMCCLPEGRAPTDRDYDELEPFFDAELRAIAAHVLLPVGERATRYVLGTYAAREALLDGGEREDRMADLHADHVPGRGFLVVPVREPSEWDDGDGERLAASLADLLSSDYRQTADLGRFLAEHDTYEVR from the coding sequence GTGAAGAACGTCACGGACAGAACCAGCAACCCCTTCGGGATGACGCCGCCCTGCGACCACGGGTGCGATGGGTCGGGCGACGGCTCCGGCCCCCGCGCCGTCTTCGGCTACGGGGACGCCAACGCGGACTTCCACGTGGTCGGCGACCATCCGGGCGTCCACGGCGGACGCGAGACCGGGATTCCGTTCACCGGCAGTCTTGCGGGCGAGCGCCTCCAACCCGTCCTGAACGAGGTTGGTCTGCTCGGAGACGCCTACAGCGACGAACCCGCGGCGGCGGACTGCTTCTTCAGCTATCGTCACATGTGCTGTCTCCCCGAGGGTCGCGCGCCGACCGACCGCGACTACGACGAACTGGAACCGTTCTTCGACGCGGAGTTGCGGGCCATCGCGGCCCACGTCCTCCTGCCCGTGGGCGAGCGCGCGACCCGGTACGTCCTCGGGACCTACGCCGCCCGCGAGGCGCTGTTGGACGGCGGTGAGCGAGAAGACCGGATGGCCGACCTCCACGCCGACCACGTTCCGGGCCGGGGCTTTCTGGTCGTCCCGGTTCGGGAACCGAGCGAGTGGGACGACGGCGACGGCGAACGACTGGCCGCCTCGCTGGCCGACCTGCTGTCGTCGGACTACCGCCAGACCGCGGACCTCGGCCGGTTCCTCGCGGAACACGACACCTACGAAGTCCGGTGA
- a CDS encoding DUF5786 family protein translates to MGFGSYDESEQKDQENDFDEDDGVSVHENTHEGEVSFDSDASQDELLDQLNEIKNSGEDDEE, encoded by the coding sequence ATGGGTTTTGGTAGCTACGACGAGTCCGAACAAAAGGACCAAGAAAACGACTTCGACGAGGACGACGGCGTGTCCGTCCACGAGAACACCCACGAAGGGGAAGTCTCGTTCGACTCGGACGCCTCGCAGGACGAACTTCTCGACCAACTGAACGAGATAAAGAACAGCGGCGAGGACGACGAGGAGTAG
- a CDS encoding MFS transporter, with the protein MSDDEDAPTPSRGQTVGLVAGLFALSTAAGAYEIAPASILPLVRESLGVGPTLAGWLVSVMYLTAVVASVPVGVALDRVSVRKAVAAAAVALLVAGSWGWVAATAGAYWWLFASRILGGFAYVVFWNAGANVVGQAVGPDVRATAVGVFTASAPVGFALGQFGSPLLADLFGWPATLPIFTAIAVVGVAVFLLATRGRSLAVETGAPSRAEVRDLLANRAAWTLYALSFLAFSLYLFLNSWLPSYLTDRLGVSLALSGLLTALFPAVGVVSRTGGGVISDRLFGGERRPVVLLAFVAAAPAVTGFVVVSRVGPAIALLLVAGFAVQLTIGLLYTYVAEVVAPTVRSTAISMLTSVGLFGAFAAPIAGGAIIDRVGYRPAFLLAGVVAVVGVALAWYAPDVR; encoded by the coding sequence GTGAGCGACGACGAAGACGCGCCGACCCCCTCTCGCGGCCAGACCGTCGGTCTCGTCGCCGGACTCTTCGCGCTCTCGACGGCGGCGGGCGCGTACGAAATCGCACCGGCGAGTATCCTGCCGCTGGTCCGCGAGTCGCTGGGCGTCGGTCCGACGTTAGCCGGATGGCTTGTCAGCGTGATGTACCTCACTGCGGTGGTCGCCAGCGTCCCGGTCGGGGTCGCGCTCGACCGGGTGTCGGTCCGGAAGGCCGTCGCCGCGGCCGCCGTCGCACTGCTGGTCGCCGGTAGCTGGGGCTGGGTCGCCGCGACGGCGGGGGCCTACTGGTGGCTGTTCGCCTCGCGAATCCTCGGCGGGTTCGCCTACGTCGTGTTCTGGAACGCCGGGGCGAACGTGGTCGGGCAGGCCGTCGGTCCCGACGTTCGCGCGACGGCCGTCGGCGTGTTCACCGCGAGCGCGCCGGTCGGGTTCGCGCTGGGGCAGTTCGGTAGTCCGCTGCTGGCCGACCTGTTCGGGTGGCCCGCCACGCTCCCCATCTTCACGGCCATCGCAGTGGTCGGCGTCGCGGTGTTCCTGCTGGCGACGCGCGGCCGGAGCCTCGCGGTCGAGACCGGCGCGCCGAGTCGCGCCGAGGTGCGCGACCTACTCGCCAATCGGGCGGCGTGGACGCTCTACGCCCTCTCGTTTCTGGCGTTCTCGCTGTACCTGTTCCTCAACAGTTGGCTCCCGAGCTATCTGACCGACCGCCTCGGCGTCTCGCTCGCGCTGAGCGGACTGCTGACCGCGTTGTTCCCCGCGGTCGGCGTCGTCTCGCGGACCGGGGGCGGCGTCATCTCGGACCGGCTGTTCGGCGGGGAGCGCCGCCCGGTCGTCCTGCTGGCGTTCGTCGCGGCCGCGCCGGCGGTCACGGGGTTCGTGGTGGTCTCGCGGGTCGGTCCCGCTATCGCGCTCCTACTCGTCGCGGGGTTCGCTGTCCAACTCACCATCGGCCTGCTCTACACCTACGTCGCGGAAGTCGTCGCGCCGACGGTCCGGTCCACGGCCATCTCGATGCTGACCAGCGTCGGCCTGTTCGGCGCGTTCGCCGCCCCGATAGCCGGGGGCGCGATAATCGACCGCGTGGGGTATCGCCCGGCGTTCCTGCTCGCGGGTGTCGTCGCGGTCGTCGGCGTGGCGCTGGCGTGGTACGCGCCGGACGTGCGGTGA
- a CDS encoding LUD domain-containing protein, with translation MSSDRATRKAKAAEIRRLLDEEGDSVAANTRGFNEGRYESVGKLDDYEQLKEEARAIKEDAIERLPDLIERVRESVETNGGTVYLADDAADANRYVEEVCERRDAETLVKSKSMTTEEIEVNQRLEDAGVEVWETDLGEFVLQVADEAPSHIVAPAIHKSRESIADLFNAHFEPEEPLETAEQLTEFAREYLGERIEDADVGMTGANFVVAESGTIALVTSEGNARKSVVAPDTHVAVAGVEKLIPNLSDLQPFVELIGRSGTGQDITSYVSLFSPPVGSPTVDFDDPETPLSESGDPDDREFHLVLVDNGRTAMREDDQLRETLYCIRCSACANSCANFQSVGGHAFGGETYSGGIATGWEAGVEGLDTAAEFNDLCTGCSRCVNQCPVGIDIPWINTVVRDRINRGEDGEFDWLVEGLTPDEESGGLSLQKRFFGNFSTVARAGSALAPASNWLAETAPARWAMERGLGIDRRRDLPEFERETFADWFADRGGSRISPTDADRVAAVYPDLYTNHVQVERGKAAVRVLEALGVSVRVPDVGSSGRAPLSQGMIATAKRRAESVAPALLDHVEAGRDVVVIEPSDLAMFEREYGKFLEAERHEALADDSYEVLEYVYGLLEEGEADADETVNALTRGDGTEVAYHSHCQQRTLDLEPYTTAVLEAAGYDVLTSDVECCGMAGSFGYKSEYYELSVDVGEQLRDQFSAPEAEDRLVVASGTSCLEQLDSLLGRPTRHPVELLDPAR, from the coding sequence ATGAGTTCCGACCGCGCGACCCGGAAGGCGAAGGCGGCGGAGATTCGGCGACTCCTCGACGAGGAGGGCGACAGCGTCGCGGCGAACACCCGCGGCTTCAACGAGGGGCGCTACGAGTCGGTCGGGAAGTTGGACGACTACGAGCAGTTGAAAGAGGAGGCGCGGGCAATCAAGGAGGACGCAATCGAGCGCCTGCCGGACCTGATAGAACGGGTCCGCGAGAGCGTCGAGACCAACGGCGGCACCGTCTACCTCGCCGACGACGCCGCGGACGCCAACCGCTACGTCGAAGAGGTCTGCGAGCGCCGGGACGCCGAGACGCTGGTCAAGAGCAAGTCGATGACCACCGAGGAGATAGAGGTCAATCAGCGACTGGAAGACGCTGGCGTCGAGGTCTGGGAGACGGACCTCGGGGAGTTCGTGTTGCAAGTGGCAGACGAAGCGCCCTCCCACATCGTCGCGCCGGCCATCCACAAGTCACGGGAGTCCATCGCGGACCTGTTCAATGCCCACTTCGAACCGGAGGAACCGCTCGAAACCGCCGAGCAACTCACCGAGTTCGCCCGCGAGTACCTCGGCGAGCGCATCGAGGACGCCGACGTGGGGATGACGGGGGCGAACTTCGTGGTCGCGGAGTCGGGCACCATCGCGCTGGTGACCAGCGAGGGCAACGCCCGGAAATCGGTCGTCGCGCCGGACACCCACGTCGCCGTCGCGGGCGTCGAGAAACTGATTCCGAACCTCTCGGACCTCCAACCGTTCGTGGAACTCATCGGTCGGTCGGGGACCGGACAGGACATCACCTCCTACGTCTCGCTGTTCAGTCCGCCGGTCGGGTCGCCGACCGTCGACTTCGACGACCCGGAGACGCCGCTATCGGAGTCGGGGGACCCGGACGACCGGGAGTTCCACCTCGTCCTCGTGGACAACGGACGGACCGCGATGCGCGAGGACGACCAGTTGCGCGAGACGCTCTACTGCATCCGGTGTTCGGCCTGCGCCAACTCCTGCGCGAACTTCCAGTCGGTCGGCGGTCACGCCTTCGGCGGCGAGACCTACTCCGGCGGCATCGCCACGGGATGGGAGGCCGGTGTCGAGGGGTTGGATACCGCCGCGGAGTTCAACGACCTCTGCACGGGGTGTTCGCGCTGCGTGAATCAGTGCCCGGTCGGCATCGACATCCCGTGGATAAACACGGTGGTCCGCGACCGCATCAACCGTGGCGAGGACGGCGAGTTCGACTGGTTGGTGGAGGGGCTGACGCCCGACGAGGAGTCGGGCGGCCTGAGCCTCCAGAAGCGGTTCTTCGGCAACTTCTCGACCGTGGCCCGCGCCGGGTCGGCGCTGGCTCCCGCGTCGAACTGGCTCGCCGAGACGGCTCCCGCGCGGTGGGCGATGGAGCGCGGCCTCGGCATCGACCGGCGACGAGACCTCCCCGAGTTCGAGCGCGAGACCTTCGCCGACTGGTTCGCCGACCGCGGCGGGTCCCGGATTTCGCCGACAGACGCCGACCGCGTCGCCGCGGTCTACCCGGACCTCTACACGAACCACGTGCAGGTCGAGCGCGGGAAGGCCGCCGTCAGGGTGCTGGAGGCGCTGGGCGTCTCGGTCAGGGTGCCCGACGTCGGGTCGAGCGGTCGCGCGCCGCTCTCGCAGGGGATGATAGCCACCGCGAAACGCCGGGCCGAGTCGGTCGCGCCCGCGCTCCTCGACCACGTCGAGGCCGGACGCGACGTGGTCGTGATAGAACCGAGTGACCTCGCCATGTTCGAGCGCGAGTACGGGAAGTTCCTCGAGGCCGAGCGCCACGAGGCGCTGGCCGACGACAGCTACGAGGTACTGGAGTACGTCTACGGCCTGCTCGAAGAGGGCGAGGCGGACGCGGACGAGACGGTGAACGCGCTCACCCGCGGGGACGGGACGGAAGTCGCGTACCACAGCCACTGCCAGCAGCGCACGCTGGACCTCGAACCGTACACGACCGCCGTGCTGGAGGCGGCGGGCTACGACGTGCTGACCTCCGACGTGGAGTGCTGCGGGATGGCCGGGAGCTTTGGCTACAAGTCCGAGTACTACGAACTGAGCGTGGACGTGGGCGAGCAGTTGCGCGACCAGTTCAGCGCTCCAGAAGCCGAGGACCGCCTCGTCGTCGCGAGCGGCACCTCCTGTCTGGAGCAGTTGGACTCGCTGTTGGGTCGGCCGACCCGTCATCCGGTCGAACTGCTCGACCCGGCGCGGTGA
- a CDS encoding ferritin-like domain-containing protein, with protein sequence MVERYRQARTQTDPLESATIAKDVYGVSVLEMALDTPEDLFEYELRGIYYAERELADLLDELQTSATEADLVDGFAEHRDETEVHVERLERVFDLLGLEPHERNVPTVDALREEKREADTDSHDVAVQNTLYNHVGRKAERLELTAYEGLLALADVLDADPEAVDLLEQNRNEDRDALDTLESVSEGGEFQSFIDRLL encoded by the coding sequence ATGGTCGAGAGGTATCGGCAGGCCCGAACGCAGACGGACCCCCTCGAATCCGCAACAATAGCTAAGGACGTGTACGGGGTATCGGTTCTGGAGATGGCTCTCGATACGCCCGAGGACTTGTTCGAGTACGAACTCCGTGGGATATACTACGCCGAGCGGGAGTTGGCCGACCTGCTGGACGAACTCCAGACCAGCGCGACGGAGGCCGACCTCGTGGACGGGTTCGCCGAACACCGCGACGAGACCGAGGTCCACGTCGAGCGCCTCGAACGCGTCTTCGACCTGCTGGGTCTCGAACCGCACGAGCGAAACGTGCCGACGGTCGACGCGCTCCGGGAGGAGAAGCGCGAGGCCGACACCGACTCCCACGACGTGGCGGTGCAGAACACGCTCTACAACCACGTCGGTCGGAAGGCCGAGCGACTCGAACTCACCGCCTACGAGGGACTGCTCGCGCTGGCGGACGTGCTCGACGCCGACCCCGAGGCGGTGGACCTACTCGAACAGAACAGAAACGAGGACCGCGACGCGCTCGATACGCTCGAATCGGTCTCGGAAGGCGGCGAGTTCCAGTCGTTCATCGACCGACTGCTCTGA
- a CDS encoding LUD domain-containing protein, which translates to METDILGQFEASLRRMNVGRTRVETGSFEAALTSVVETPAVGSPLPFDGVSLADTEVELDPTPSQLRAAKTGVTAVELGIADYGSVVVRSSPDGDEPVSLFPETHVAVLRESDVVPDMPAAFERLETAFAAGTDDVVVATGPSATADMGELVYGAHGPKAVHVLLLEDR; encoded by the coding sequence ATGGAGACCGACATCCTCGGTCAGTTCGAAGCGTCCCTCCGCCGGATGAACGTCGGGCGAACGAGAGTCGAGACCGGGTCGTTCGAGGCGGCGCTGACCTCGGTCGTCGAGACGCCCGCGGTCGGGTCGCCCCTTCCGTTCGATGGCGTCTCGTTGGCGGACACCGAGGTCGAACTCGACCCGACCCCGTCACAGTTGCGAGCGGCGAAGACCGGCGTGACCGCCGTCGAACTCGGCATCGCCGACTACGGGTCGGTGGTCGTCCGGTCGTCGCCCGACGGCGACGAACCGGTGAGTCTCTTCCCCGAGACCCACGTCGCCGTCCTGCGCGAGAGCGACGTGGTCCCGGACATGCCCGCCGCTTTCGAGCGACTGGAGACCGCCTTCGCGGCTGGCACCGACGACGTCGTCGTCGCCACGGGACCGAGCGCGACCGCCGACATGGGCGAACTGGTGTACGGAGCGCACGGTCCCAAGGCGGTCCACGTCCTGCTGCTGGAGGACCGATGA